In a single window of the Elaeis guineensis isolate ETL-2024a chromosome 6, EG11, whole genome shotgun sequence genome:
- the LOC105046838 gene encoding L-ascorbate oxidase homolog — MGKTTLLASFVFLSLLLSSFVRGEDPYRFFTWNITYGDIWPLGVKQQGILINGQFPGPQIESVTNDNLIINVYNSLPEPFLLSWNGVLQRRNSWQDGVYGTNCPIPPGGNFTYVLQVKDQIGSYFYFPSLAFHKAAGGFGGIRILSRPLIPVPFPPPAADYTLLIGDWYKANHTDLKYILDSGKDLPFPDGVLINGRGWNGNTFTVDQGKTYRFRISNVGLATSLNIRFQGHTMQLVEVEGSHTLQNTYSSLDVHLGQSYSVLVTADQPPRDYYIVISTRFTSTVLTTTSILHYSNSFGKPVDPPPAGPTTEIDLSINQARSIRWNLTASGPRPNPQGSYHYGLVNTTRTIRLANSAPIINGKQRYAVNSVSFIPADTPLKLADYYKIPGVFSLGSIPDNPTFGGGYLQTSVMAADFRAYVEIIFENYEDIVQSWHLDGYTFWVVGMDGGQWTAASRESYNLRDAVNRCTVQVYPKGWAAVYMPLDNVGMWNIRSENWARQYLGQQFYMRVYSPANSWRDEYPIPRNALLCGRAAGRRTRPL, encoded by the exons ATGGGAAAGACCACCCTCTTGGCTTCTTTCGTGTTcttatctcttctcctctcttccttcgtcCGAGGCGAAGACCCCTACCGCTTCTTCACCTGGAACATCACCTACGGCGATATCTGGCCTCTTGGCGTCAAACAACAG GGGATTTTGATCAATGGCCAGTTCCCGGGGCCCCAGATTGAGTCGGTCACCAACGACAATCTCATCATCAACGTCTACAATAGCTTACCTGAGCCTTTCCTTCTCTCCTG GAACGGGGTACTGCAGAGGAGGAATTCTTGGCAAGATGGTGTCTATGGCACCAACTGCCCCATCCCACCTGGAGGGAACTTTACCTATGTGCTGCAAGTGAAGGACCAGATTGGAAGCTACTTCTACTTCCCTTCTCTCGCATTCCACAAGGCTGCTGGTGGGTTTGGTGGCATCAGGATCCTGAGTCGTCCATTGATTCCTGTGCCCTTCCCTCCCCCTGCTGCAGATTATACTTTGTTGATTGGCGACTGGTACAAGGCCAACCACACT GACCTGAAGTACATATTAGACAGTGGTAAGGATCTTCCTTTTCCTGATGGTGTTCTAATTAATGGCCGTGGATGGAATGGGAACACTTTTACAGTTGACCAAG GTAAAACATATCGGTTTCGCATATCTAATGTGGGGTTGGCGACATCTCTCAACATAAGATTTCAAGGGCACACAATGCAGCTGGTTGAGGTTGAAGGATCTCACACCCTCCAAAACACCTATTCTTCATTGGATGTGCATTTGGGCCAGTCATACTCAGTCTTAGTTACAGCCGATCAGCCACCGAGGGACTATTACATTGTGATTTCCACCCGATTTACCAGCACAGTGCTCACCaccacttccatccttcattacAGTAATTCTTTTGGTAAACCTGTGGACCCACCTCCTGCAGGGCCTACCACTGAGATTGATTTGTCGATCAACCAGGCCAGATCCATCCG ATGGAATCTCACAGCTAGTGGGCCAAGACCTAATCCTCAAGGTTCTTATCACTATGGGCTTGTCAACACCACCCGAACCATCAGGCTTGCAAACTCTGCACCTATCATCAATGGCAAGCAGAGATATGCAGTCAACAGCGTCTCCTTTATTCCAGCTGATACTCCCCTGAAACTTGCTGACTACTACAAGATTCCTGGAGTGTTTTCACTTGGAAGCATTCCTGATAACCCAACATTTGGAGGTGGTTATCTCCAGACCTCTGTCATGGCAGCTGATTTCCGAGCTTATGTTGAGATTATCTTTGAGAACTACGAAGACATTGTTCAATCATGGCATCTTGATGGATATACCTTCTGGGTTGTTGG AATGGATGGAGGGCAATGGACAGCGGCTAGCAGGGAGTCTTACAATTTGAGAGATGCCGTTAATCGTTGCACTGTTCAG GTGTACCCCAAAGGATGGGCTGCTGTCTATATGCCTCTGGACAATGTAGGCATGTGGAATATAAGGTCTGAAAACTGGGCTCGACAATACTTGGGGCAGCAATTCTATATGCGTGTGTACTCTCCAGCAAATTCATGGAGGGATGAGTACCCAATCCCAAGGAATGCACTTCTTTGTGGCCGGGCTGCTGGTCGTCGAACAAGACCACTCTGA